A genome region from Fervidobacterium changbaicum includes the following:
- a CDS encoding TrkH family potassium uptake protein, translated as MLRSYLKVYKVFTLVMFQYALLVLVPVVFCIFYPEEVKNTYPFLLTSMISFIIYLSGFLVRVEDVETIYYREGAVLTVFTWIIISLLSAIPHKLLGNLTFSQAVFESVSGLTGTGLTIFTDVTKLSKLLLFWRSFTQYVGSAGFAVLMLGMVLGPRALGFYKSEGRSDNLVPNIRRSAQLIIEIYLAYTVAGTVALRIAGMNWFEALNHTMTALGTGGFSTRNGSIGEFNSLSIEIVTIFLMIIGATGFGVHYAFWKGNFKAVLRNGEPWLLISSSFGTAIILSVYSVGKYFKDFKEALRYVLFQTVSAISGTGFQTLPLNETKWIAFSPFMFVLIILMISGGMMDSTSSGIKQFRLWVVINTLYDSVKSFLLPRNTVKKRIIFKGEQQIILGDENIREALVVISLYLTSFVIGSFILMLHGYGALNSMFEFASAMDGVGLSCGITSPNMPLTAMWTLIIGMFTGRFEFLIVIYAIAKLVNDINKKVDELRLTKVMNSKLR; from the coding sequence ATGTTGAGAAGCTATCTCAAAGTATATAAAGTGTTTACCCTTGTTATGTTTCAGTATGCGTTACTTGTGTTAGTTCCTGTAGTGTTTTGTATCTTCTACCCAGAAGAAGTTAAGAACACGTATCCTTTTCTGCTCACATCGATGATCTCTTTTATCATATATTTATCAGGCTTTCTTGTTAGAGTTGAGGATGTTGAAACGATATATTACAGAGAGGGTGCAGTGCTAACAGTCTTTACCTGGATAATCATCTCACTGCTATCTGCCATTCCGCATAAATTGTTGGGTAATCTTACGTTTTCTCAAGCGGTTTTCGAATCGGTAAGCGGACTTACGGGCACAGGTTTGACCATATTCACGGATGTGACGAAGCTTTCGAAACTCTTGCTCTTTTGGAGGTCGTTTACCCAGTACGTTGGGAGTGCAGGCTTCGCAGTTTTGATGCTCGGAATGGTCTTAGGTCCAAGAGCTCTGGGATTTTACAAATCAGAAGGTAGATCCGATAATTTGGTGCCGAATATAAGAAGATCAGCGCAACTGATAATTGAAATCTACCTTGCTTATACCGTTGCCGGTACAGTAGCACTAAGGATAGCCGGAATGAATTGGTTTGAAGCACTCAACCACACGATGACTGCACTGGGAACTGGAGGATTTTCTACACGTAACGGCAGTATAGGAGAATTCAATAGCTTATCGATAGAGATAGTTACAATATTCCTGATGATCATAGGTGCAACCGGATTCGGAGTTCACTATGCGTTTTGGAAAGGGAACTTCAAAGCTGTTTTGAGAAACGGTGAGCCATGGTTGTTGATAAGTTCCTCATTTGGTACGGCGATTATTTTATCGGTTTATTCGGTGGGGAAATATTTCAAAGACTTCAAAGAGGCCTTAAGATATGTACTTTTCCAGACCGTCTCAGCTATAAGCGGAACTGGATTCCAGACTCTGCCATTGAACGAAACAAAATGGATAGCTTTTTCACCCTTTATGTTCGTTTTAATAATCTTAATGATTTCCGGTGGTATGATGGACTCGACATCGAGTGGTATTAAGCAGTTTCGTCTCTGGGTCGTAATAAATACACTTTACGATAGCGTGAAAAGCTTCCTTTTACCAAGAAACACTGTGAAAAAAAGAATAATATTTAAGGGTGAACAGCAAATCATTCTCGGTGATGAGAATATTCGCGAAGCTTTAGTCGTTATATCGCTCTATTTGACTTCGTTCGTTATTGGTTCTTTCATACTTATGCTACATGGATACGGAGCTCTGAACTCGATGTTTGAATTCGCGTCGGCAATGGATGGTGTAGGTCTCAGCTGTGGTATTACATCTCCAAACATGCCATTGACGGCCATGTGGACATTAATCATAGGAATGTTCACAGGAAGGTTTGAATTTCTGATAGTTATATACGCAATAGCAAAGTTGGTAAATGATATAAATAAGAAGGTCGATGAATTAAGACTCACGAAGGTAATGAACTCAAAACTTCGGTAG
- a CDS encoding potassium channel family protein, which yields MKIVIIGGERVPYFLAKRLIAQGYDVYFVNRDKELCEEYSKTLNATIVNGDATSKKVLDQLEIEPSDIVVLLMERDRKNFFVARLVQEYYGVKNVVTLLNNSENLDLFERFGIRTLGVTDLIMRNLEPLLFGSQLTQELEEKTALKGVSVIEVSLSWDSNIARKKLKELNIPEDVVIVGIKREDGFIIPRGETTLQPGDEVILVCPEEKRMEVLSFFSS from the coding sequence ATGAAAATAGTTATTATCGGTGGCGAAAGGGTACCGTACTTTTTGGCCAAAAGATTGATAGCCCAAGGCTACGACGTGTATTTCGTTAACAGGGACAAAGAGCTGTGTGAGGAGTATTCAAAAACGCTGAACGCCACCATCGTTAACGGAGATGCCACTTCAAAAAAAGTGCTCGATCAGTTAGAAATTGAACCAAGCGATATCGTTGTTCTGCTCATGGAAAGAGATAGAAAGAATTTCTTCGTTGCACGCTTGGTGCAGGAATACTACGGAGTGAAAAATGTTGTTACGTTGTTGAATAACTCGGAAAATCTCGATTTGTTCGAGCGTTTTGGAATCAGGACGCTTGGCGTTACTGATCTGATTATGAGAAACTTGGAGCCACTGCTTTTTGGAAGCCAGCTAACACAAGAACTCGAGGAGAAAACTGCTCTAAAGGGAGTATCTGTTATAGAAGTTTCTTTAAGTTGGGACTCAAACATTGCACGAAAAAAGCTCAAAGAACTGAATATACCGGAAGATGTTGTGATCGTTGGTATAAAAAGAGAAGATGGTTTCATTATCCCGCGGGGTGAGACTACGCTTCAACCAGGAGACGAGGTTATCCTTGTTTGCCCAGAAGAAAAGCGCATGGAAGTTCTGTCGTTCTTTAGTTCATGA
- a CDS encoding IS1182 family transposase, producing MLTINKDKSRREQIESVSIEQLVPHDHLVRKIESAINFDFIYDLVKDKYCLNNGRPSIDPVVLIKITIIQYMFGIKSMRQTIKEIQTNVAYRWFLGFGFSDTIPHFSTFSKNYERRFKGTDLFEQIFNKILQQAIEHGLVNMDAVFMDSTHIKASANKKKYEKVFVEEQTKTYKQALEEEINKDRQKHGLKPLDFTHEKVKLKEIKISTTDPDSGMINKNEKEHQFGYSAHIACDKNGIILSCITTPANVHDSMVFENLFNKTKKNAGKSKRAALDAGYKTPPICKLLMDEGIVPCMPYTRAQHKEGYFKKRQFVYDEYYDCYICPQGQILEYSTTNRKGYKEYKSDPKVCEKCEDLGRCTSSKNHTKIITRHVWEEYMEEVEYLRHTKECKELYKERSKTIERVFADLKEKHGMRVTMLRGIEKVHMQVLLTCTCFNMKKLANWIWKKGKGGPGKGKNLEVLLEFFSKVVLAIIKPHLSFIEKWGLSTICIPLFIKSGIDVISPTELTVDSFQNNILEHIEPKVGEKR from the coding sequence ATGCTGACCATCAACAAAGATAAATCACGCAGAGAACAAATCGAATCCGTCTCCATCGAGCAACTCGTCCCTCATGACCACCTCGTCAGAAAAATCGAATCCGCCATCAATTTCGATTTCATCTACGACCTTGTCAAAGACAAGTACTGCCTCAATAATGGCAGACCTAGTATTGACCCCGTTGTGTTAATTAAAATTACCATTATCCAATATATGTTCGGCATAAAATCCATGCGTCAAACCATAAAGGAAATACAAACAAACGTCGCATACAGATGGTTTCTCGGATTCGGGTTTTCTGATACCATCCCTCATTTCAGCACGTTCAGTAAAAACTACGAACGTAGGTTCAAAGGAACCGATTTGTTTGAGCAAATCTTCAACAAAATACTGCAGCAAGCAATCGAGCATGGCTTGGTAAATATGGATGCCGTGTTCATGGATTCAACACACATCAAAGCAAGTGCGAACAAGAAAAAGTACGAGAAGGTATTTGTAGAGGAGCAAACCAAGACATACAAACAAGCTTTAGAAGAAGAAATAAACAAAGATAGGCAAAAACACGGATTGAAGCCTTTGGATTTCACACATGAGAAAGTAAAACTGAAGGAAATAAAAATAAGCACGACAGACCCAGATAGCGGGATGATAAACAAAAATGAAAAAGAACACCAGTTCGGATATTCTGCACACATAGCATGCGATAAGAACGGGATAATACTAAGCTGTATAACAACACCAGCAAATGTCCACGACAGCATGGTGTTTGAGAACTTATTCAATAAAACAAAAAAGAACGCTGGCAAATCGAAAAGGGCAGCTTTGGATGCAGGATACAAGACTCCACCGATATGTAAGCTATTGATGGACGAAGGTATAGTCCCGTGCATGCCATACACACGTGCACAACACAAAGAAGGGTATTTCAAAAAAAGACAATTCGTATACGATGAATATTACGATTGCTACATATGTCCACAAGGGCAGATATTAGAATACTCAACAACAAACAGAAAAGGGTACAAAGAATACAAATCGGATCCGAAGGTATGTGAGAAATGTGAAGATTTAGGTAGATGTACAAGCAGTAAGAATCACACGAAGATAATCACCCGACATGTATGGGAAGAATACATGGAAGAAGTAGAGTATTTAAGGCACACGAAAGAATGTAAAGAGTTGTACAAAGAAAGAAGCAAGACGATAGAGAGGGTATTTGCGGACTTGAAGGAGAAGCACGGTATGAGGGTGACGATGCTGAGGGGGATAGAAAAGGTGCACATGCAAGTGTTATTGACTTGCACATGTTTTAACATGAAAAAATTAGCGAATTGGATATGGAAAAAGGGGAAGGGAGGTCCAGGGAAGGGCAAAAATTTGGAAGTTTTATTAGAATTTTTCTCAAAAGTTGTATTGGCGATAATAAAACCCCACCTTTCGTTTATCGAAAAGTGGGGTTTGTCAACAATCTGTATTCCACTTTTCATAAAAAGTGGAATTGATGTTATTTCACCAACTGAATTAACAGTCGATTCATTCCAGAACAATATTCTTGAACACATCGAACCAAAGGTTGGTGAAAAGAGATGA
- a CDS encoding potassium channel family protein, translated as MKLSPININISADLRLYVIVVGCGKIGLEVATRLSRIGFNVTVVDKNPNTLDLLPEDYGGFVIIGDATERETMERAKAIKADLLVVTTEDDSTNYFISLVGAKIFGIPRIISLVNDRENIPLFIKSGIQTVDKV; from the coding sequence ATGAAATTGAGTCCGATTAATATAAACATATCCGCCGACCTGAGGCTTTACGTAATAGTAGTAGGTTGCGGAAAGATTGGACTGGAAGTGGCAACAAGACTTTCAAGAATAGGCTTTAACGTCACGGTCGTTGATAAAAACCCAAACACACTGGATTTATTGCCGGAAGATTACGGGGGATTCGTTATCATAGGGGATGCCACTGAACGTGAAACGATGGAAAGAGCAAAGGCAATAAAAGCTGACTTGCTGGTCGTAACAACTGAAGACGACTCGACGAATTACTTCATCTCACTCGTCGGAGCAAAGATATTCGGAATCCCAAGAATTATTTCGCTTGTCAATGATAGAGAGAATATTCCACTTTTCATAAAAAGTGGAATTCAGACTGTTGACAAAGTATAA
- a CDS encoding response regulator, which produces MIDVLVVDDEKHVRNLLVRMISNAYECNPIEVGSVEEALQLCDKYKFDLITTDIKFENDENLDGIEFIKRLRLRGIFTPVLIISAYATPEDIAQACKYSPIDYLSKPFTQDELRRKIKGLLEHTKDSFERYLREAEGLIHSNFPGDLDKAEQLVRTMFSIMPSSPIPHYLMAEILEKRGNSELAERHRGAAKALDANMKGYRKGDEIESD; this is translated from the coding sequence ATGATAGACGTTTTGGTGGTTGACGACGAAAAACATGTTAGAAATTTATTGGTTCGTATGATTTCAAATGCGTATGAATGCAACCCAATAGAAGTTGGTAGTGTAGAAGAAGCCCTTCAGCTTTGCGATAAATACAAGTTTGATTTGATAACGACAGATATAAAGTTTGAAAACGATGAAAACCTTGACGGGATCGAGTTTATAAAACGCCTTAGACTGAGGGGGATTTTCACTCCCGTCTTGATTATTTCCGCCTATGCTACACCCGAAGATATTGCACAAGCTTGTAAGTACAGCCCGATAGATTACCTTTCTAAGCCGTTCACTCAAGACGAACTAAGAAGAAAGATTAAGGGTTTACTTGAGCACACAAAGGATTCGTTCGAAAGGTACCTGAGGGAAGCGGAAGGATTAATCCATTCGAACTTCCCAGGTGATCTGGACAAAGCGGAACAGCTCGTCAGGACAATGTTCTCAATCATGCCGTCATCGCCTATCCCGCACTATCTGATGGCGGAGATACTAGAGAAACGTGGGAATTCAGAACTGGCAGAGAGGCACAGAGGCGCTGCTAAGGCTTTGGATGCGAATATGAAAGGGTATCGAAAGGGTGATGAAATTGAGTCCGATTAA
- a CDS encoding alpha-amylase family glycosyl hydrolase, with product MGEKLVRQLEQRRFTFSFASVLALLSVAFSVVFSVLGFSDVLSQYKGGWADKVLYMIMIDRFNDGEPSNNNQGKGEYDPRDGAKYSGGDLKGIIDKIDYIKGLGVDGIWITPPVANQWWDPWVSYGGYHGYWARDFKKVDEHFGTLEDYKALAEKLHENGMKLIQDIVVNHVGNYFRFRNNVFELNTGSIPTSAPTQYPFNLNNYNDPSQRERAIYHWTPDITNYSDPYQKLYYQMSGLDDLNTENPEVVEALKDSYAYWIKEIGVDGFRVDTAMYVQKSFFDEFFKGNNGMFSLKPDFIAFGETWLSSKPYENTSDLEIASYFEHGFNSMLDFTLMEDIRRVIKGGQPTDFLAYRLTTRNEILKRGLLVTFIDNHDMERFGKGVTPNITMQALGLLLTLPGMPVIYYGTEQYFEETRASMFNGGWGSFGKSHFNPDSDMYKFIKNAIEFRKSHPATRYGEVEILLSEKRGSGLLIYTLKCEEEELMVVLNTANDSRITNFKTKYEPGTTLEPIYNAVGGFGTPVVVRTDGYITLRVPPRTFTVFGISQEKSEVYTPTTTVGIDLKDGDTIKALREVVGTTTGKTVYVYIDRKAENEIKIEPKEGKFTFTIDPFKLDPGEHVLLVRAVGRNVRDTVYTSEIRFAVELEKRLLAEVKDPLGDDIGPNGTYVYPTDATFKRQMDIVEAKVESIGSTLVISIKPRDLTKSWGPPNGFDHVTYQIFIDNPNRKGTGVLPLQNYEFDNWDWDWEVFATGWSSAIYTSQSATKDKFGTQIGSPEVFVEDEWVKIIIKGEWLGNPSSFAGWTIYITSWDYDGIENKFRPLQQEPKAYIMGGGNPTDPLIMDDVWLEIEGE from the coding sequence ATGGGAGAAAAACTGGTACGTCAGTTAGAACAGAGGCGCTTTACCTTCAGTTTCGCGTCAGTTTTAGCTTTGTTAAGTGTTGCTTTTTCAGTCGTTTTTTCTGTTTTGGGTTTCTCAGATGTGCTCAGCCAATACAAAGGTGGTTGGGCGGATAAGGTTTTGTACATGATAATGATCGACCGATTTAACGATGGGGAACCATCAAACAACAACCAAGGTAAAGGAGAGTACGATCCAAGGGACGGTGCGAAATATAGCGGTGGTGATTTGAAAGGTATCATCGACAAGATCGATTACATCAAAGGACTTGGTGTAGACGGCATATGGATAACTCCTCCTGTTGCGAACCAGTGGTGGGACCCATGGGTGAGCTACGGAGGTTACCACGGGTACTGGGCTAGGGACTTTAAAAAGGTGGACGAACACTTTGGTACATTGGAAGATTACAAAGCCTTGGCTGAGAAACTGCACGAAAATGGGATGAAGTTGATACAGGATATCGTTGTGAATCATGTGGGTAATTATTTCCGATTCAGAAACAACGTATTTGAGTTGAATACGGGAAGCATCCCTACGTCTGCTCCAACACAGTATCCGTTCAATTTGAACAATTACAACGATCCTAGCCAGCGAGAAAGGGCGATATACCACTGGACACCGGATATAACAAACTACTCTGACCCCTACCAGAAGCTGTATTACCAAATGAGTGGTCTTGACGACCTGAATACAGAAAATCCAGAAGTTGTTGAAGCACTAAAAGATTCTTATGCTTATTGGATCAAGGAAATTGGCGTCGATGGTTTTAGAGTAGATACGGCAATGTACGTTCAAAAGTCGTTCTTCGATGAGTTCTTTAAAGGTAATAATGGGATGTTTTCATTAAAGCCAGATTTTATAGCTTTTGGAGAAACATGGCTATCTTCAAAGCCATATGAGAACACCTCAGACTTGGAAATAGCCTCTTATTTCGAACATGGATTTAACTCAATGCTGGATTTCACTTTGATGGAGGACATAAGGCGTGTGATTAAGGGTGGACAGCCCACGGATTTTCTTGCGTACAGGCTTACTACAAGAAATGAGATCTTGAAGAGAGGACTGTTGGTTACTTTTATCGACAATCACGATATGGAAAGATTTGGCAAAGGGGTAACTCCGAACATCACGATGCAAGCTTTGGGGCTTCTTTTAACTCTACCAGGTATGCCTGTTATATACTATGGAACTGAACAATACTTTGAAGAAACACGTGCCAGCATGTTTAACGGCGGATGGGGTTCTTTTGGAAAAAGTCACTTTAATCCAGACAGCGACATGTACAAATTCATAAAGAACGCTATAGAATTTAGAAAGTCGCATCCTGCAACAAGATACGGAGAAGTTGAGATTCTTTTGTCTGAAAAGAGAGGTTCTGGATTGCTCATTTATACACTGAAGTGTGAGGAAGAGGAACTGATGGTCGTTTTAAATACAGCGAACGATTCGCGAATAACGAACTTTAAGACAAAGTACGAACCAGGGACAACCTTAGAGCCTATCTACAACGCCGTGGGTGGTTTTGGAACTCCCGTTGTTGTAAGAACTGATGGCTACATAACTCTGAGGGTTCCACCAAGAACATTTACAGTCTTTGGTATCTCACAGGAAAAGTCAGAGGTCTATACTCCTACAACGACCGTGGGAATTGACTTGAAAGATGGTGATACTATAAAGGCACTACGAGAAGTTGTCGGTACAACGACTGGAAAAACCGTGTACGTGTATATTGATAGGAAGGCTGAAAATGAGATAAAAATAGAACCAAAAGAAGGAAAATTTACGTTCACCATTGATCCGTTCAAGCTCGACCCTGGAGAACATGTGCTGCTTGTCAGGGCTGTCGGGAGGAATGTTAGGGATACAGTTTACACAAGCGAAATAAGATTTGCAGTTGAGCTTGAAAAGAGGTTGCTTGCCGAGGTAAAAGACCCACTTGGTGATGATATAGGTCCAAATGGAACTTACGTGTACCCGACCGATGCGACGTTTAAACGCCAGATGGATATTGTGGAAGCAAAGGTGGAAAGCATAGGTAGCACACTCGTGATCTCAATCAAACCGAGGGATTTAACAAAGAGCTGGGGGCCTCCTAACGGATTTGACCACGTAACGTACCAGATTTTCATAGACAATCCAAACAGGAAGGGCACAGGTGTTTTACCGCTCCAGAACTATGAATTCGACAACTGGGATTGGGACTGGGAAGTCTTTGCAACAGGATGGTCGAGTGCCATATATACTTCGCAAAGTGCTACAAAGGACAAATTCGGTACGCAGATAGGTTCACCTGAAGTATTTGTTGAAGATGAGTGGGTAAAGATAATAATCAAAGGTGAATGGCTCGGAAATCCTTCATCCTTCGCAGGCTGGACGATATACATAACGAGTTGGGACTACGACGGGATAGAGAATAAATTCAGGCCACTTCAACAAGAGCCTAAAGCTTACATCATGGGTGGCGGTAATCCAACAGATCCGTTGATTATGGACGACGTGTGGCTGGAAATCGAAGGAGAGTAG
- a CDS encoding PhoPQ-activated protein PqaA family protein translates to MKVSISMVSSRLRPRSLLLFFTIAIILAIAQTSIATLSLSEYILNSGKPTYTVLSSANTIFGGKFYLLNVKSQTWRGIEWNHKVGIYVPRRLVYKNHGVLMVTGSAPKDPVSNINNYALVIESIGAPFIILWDIPNQPIFGLREDALIAYTLAKYLETGEEDWPLLFPMVKGVISTMDCVQNLLEKEQNFRIEKFLVTGASKRGWTTYLTAAIDPRVFAIAPIVYDNLNMPLQMKKQLEYYGTFSEQIKDYTKYGLTKMIAETDLNEVPEIVKAIDPFYYKESLTMPKLIVIGTNDPYWVVDSSQLYFYDLPAPVYAYVIPNEVHNITNQAEFFNTLRAFFVLAVANSLPEIQWKENESGMIVETPEELEYAKGWYAVSDTLDFRKARWESIDLEVQLNECGKKIVKFEKNTDKNLAMLVELRILKEGYSFSLTTIPKVFKTKGN, encoded by the coding sequence GTGAAGGTATCCATTTCAATGGTATCGTCAAGATTAAGACCTCGGAGTTTATTATTATTTTTCACGATCGCCATTATTTTGGCGATAGCACAGACAAGTATTGCGACACTTTCCTTAAGTGAATACATATTAAACTCAGGAAAGCCGACCTACACTGTTTTAAGTTCTGCAAATACGATATTTGGTGGTAAGTTTTACTTATTGAATGTAAAGAGCCAGACGTGGCGTGGTATCGAATGGAACCACAAAGTGGGGATATACGTACCAAGAAGATTGGTCTATAAAAACCATGGCGTTTTGATGGTGACAGGTTCTGCGCCGAAAGACCCGGTGTCCAACATCAACAACTATGCTCTTGTCATCGAAAGTATCGGTGCACCTTTCATAATACTCTGGGATATACCTAACCAGCCAATATTCGGCCTAAGAGAAGACGCTCTGATAGCTTACACTTTGGCGAAATATCTTGAGACCGGCGAAGAAGATTGGCCCCTCTTGTTCCCCATGGTTAAGGGTGTGATTTCAACGATGGATTGTGTGCAAAACCTACTGGAAAAGGAACAGAACTTTCGGATTGAAAAGTTTCTGGTCACAGGGGCGTCAAAAAGAGGATGGACAACGTACCTTACAGCTGCCATTGACCCGAGGGTTTTCGCAATTGCGCCCATTGTGTACGACAACTTGAATATGCCACTCCAGATGAAAAAACAACTCGAATACTATGGAACATTCAGTGAGCAGATAAAAGACTACACAAAGTACGGTCTCACAAAGATGATAGCCGAAACCGACCTCAACGAAGTCCCAGAAATCGTTAAAGCCATCGATCCTTTCTACTACAAAGAAAGCTTAACGATGCCAAAGCTCATAGTGATAGGTACAAACGATCCTTACTGGGTTGTTGACTCCTCTCAACTGTACTTTTACGATTTACCAGCACCAGTGTACGCATACGTTATACCAAACGAAGTACATAACATTACTAACCAAGCCGAATTTTTCAATACACTTAGGGCATTTTTTGTGCTGGCTGTAGCAAATAGCCTTCCAGAAATACAGTGGAAGGAAAACGAAAGTGGGATGATCGTTGAAACACCTGAAGAGTTAGAGTACGCAAAAGGCTGGTACGCTGTTTCTGATACGCTGGATTTCAGAAAAGCCCGGTGGGAAAGTATCGATTTGGAAGTGCAGTTAAACGAATGCGGTAAAAAGATAGTCAAATTTGAAAAGAACACAGACAAGAACTTGGCGATGCTGGTAGAACTAAGAATTCTAAAGGAAGGCTACTCCTTTAGTCTAACGACCATCCCAAAGGTCTTTAAAACGAAAGGCAACTAA
- a CDS encoding iron-containing alcohol dehydrogenase → MENFVFHNPTKLVFGKGTVEHIGEYLKKDGIKKVLMLYGGGSIKKNGVYEKVVRSLHEHGIDKVEVSGVRPNPVLSKVHEAIHVARENNVEAILAVGGGSVVDSAKAVAAGFYYDGDIWDAFVGKYNVKKALPLYVILTMSATGTEMNGNAVVTNEKTQEKFYFGSKHVYPVVSIVDPTTQYSLPANQVVYGAIDAISHVMEYYFDVAGSDLIDRIDEGIIRTLMETTEVILKEPENYEARANFCLATTLALNGLTGMGTSGGDWSSHELEHAVSALNPDIAHGAGLAIVFPAWMTYVKDKISGKLIKFGKNILGMSGEFSPEDVIEQLKNWYRKIGAPVTLKEVGFTKEDIERLTQLANKHAPFGSVKELKVDDIRKIYEIAFE, encoded by the coding sequence ATGGAGAATTTCGTTTTTCACAATCCAACAAAACTGGTCTTTGGGAAAGGAACGGTCGAACACATAGGTGAATATCTCAAGAAGGATGGTATAAAGAAGGTCCTCATGCTCTACGGTGGTGGCTCGATTAAAAAGAACGGCGTTTACGAAAAAGTTGTTAGGTCGCTCCATGAACATGGTATTGATAAGGTAGAAGTCTCAGGTGTAAGGCCGAATCCTGTTCTTTCGAAGGTCCATGAGGCTATCCACGTTGCACGCGAAAACAACGTAGAGGCAATTCTTGCAGTCGGTGGCGGGAGCGTTGTCGATAGTGCAAAAGCGGTTGCAGCGGGTTTTTACTACGATGGTGATATTTGGGATGCCTTTGTAGGTAAGTACAATGTGAAGAAAGCACTTCCTTTGTACGTAATCCTCACGATGTCTGCAACTGGCACAGAGATGAACGGGAATGCCGTGGTGACGAACGAAAAGACACAAGAGAAATTCTACTTTGGCTCAAAACACGTGTACCCTGTTGTTTCGATAGTCGACCCGACAACTCAGTACAGCTTGCCTGCCAACCAAGTAGTCTACGGTGCTATCGATGCTATAAGCCACGTGATGGAATACTACTTTGACGTGGCTGGTAGCGACTTAATCGATAGAATAGACGAAGGGATAATCAGAACACTTATGGAAACCACAGAAGTTATACTCAAAGAGCCTGAAAACTACGAAGCAAGGGCGAACTTCTGCCTTGCCACTACGTTAGCACTCAATGGATTGACCGGCATGGGAACATCGGGAGGGGATTGGTCTTCGCACGAGCTTGAACATGCGGTAAGCGCACTTAATCCTGATATCGCCCACGGTGCAGGCCTTGCCATAGTCTTCCCCGCTTGGATGACCTACGTCAAGGACAAAATCTCTGGCAAACTCATCAAATTCGGCAAAAACATCCTTGGCATGTCTGGTGAGTTCTCACCGGAGGATGTTATCGAGCAGCTGAAAAATTGGTACAGGAAAATCGGTGCGCCTGTAACGCTGAAAGAAGTTGGCTTCACCAAAGAAGATATTGAAAGACTGACGCAGTTGGCGAATAAACATGCACCGTTTGGTAGTGTCAAGGAACTGAAAGTGGATGATATCAGGAAGATATACGAGATTGCTTTTGAATAA